GGAACCGCTCCTCCGGCGGCACCTTGGGCACGGTCAGCGTCTGCAGCGACACGAAGACGAGCACCCGGTGGAACGCCGGGAAGTTGGTGACGAAGTGCGCGAACATGGGCGGCACGCCGGCAACGGAGTCGGAGTAGACGAACCCGACCCCGGGGACGCGCACGAGGCCCATGCCGGAGCTGAGGCCGATGAAGTGGTCCAGGCACACCTTGTTCTGCATCTCGTACTCCTGCTTCTTGGCCGTGCCGTAGTGCCACGCCGACATGACGAGCAGCGTGGCTAGCGAGAGCAGCAGCGGCAGCCAGCCGCCGTGCGGAACCTTGGCCAGGCACGCCGAGAGGTAGAGCAGCTCCATGGACCcgaagccggcggcgaagagcGCCGCCCACAGCACCGACCGGTTCCACACCGTGGTGATCACCAGGAACATTAGGCACGTCGTCGCGAACATCACCAAGATCACAGCCAGCCCTGAGACGAGCACAGATCAAATGAATATTAGCAAAATCAGCGACACTTGAAGGCAACAAGAATGGCGCGTCGTAGGTTCGTACCGTAGGCGTTGCCGATCATCTCGGTGTCACGGAAGCCGATGGTGACGGCGAGGCAGAGGGACATGAGCGTCCAGTTCACCTCCGGGATGTAGATCTGGCCATGGACATGGCTGGACGTGTGCACCACCTTGATGCGCGGGAAGCAGCCCAGGGCCCGGCACTGGCTTATGATGGAGAACGTGGCGGAGATGATCGCTTGGCTCCCGACGGCGGTGGCCAGCGTCGCGATGAACAGAACAGGCCAGAACACACGGTCTGAATTTCCAGAAAATTAACAGGAACGGGAGGGGAAAGTTCAGTCAAATTTAGAACGTGATAGGAAATATATATAGTGAtctataaacgctcttatatttctttacggagggagtaatgtATAAAGCATGCTGCATGCATGCCCACAGGGAAAATATATGCTAAATATACGTCTACATTTTTGGGTCTGTTGAGATTTTTCAAGTATATATCAAGTGATTTTAAATAGGCTAGTTTAAAATAAGGGGACTGCCTCGCGAGCCGTCGGATTTGATATAATTGATCAACCAAACGTTTTTCTCTACtttgcaacaaaggtcttgttACGGAAACATTTGCAACAGAACTTATGTTGCAATTTTTTTTTGCAACGTaggttgtattgcagcattttttTGCAACATAGTTTGTATTGTGGGATTTTTTTCACAACATAGGGTCGTGTTGCGGAAAAAAATTGCCCTCCCTGGTCCCAGCAGCTGCGGGACCTACTCTCTAGTCGGGTTGCAATAAGGGGCTAGTTGCAGAACCTCTTTCCGAAACGATGGACCAGTTGCATAACGTGGGTATGGAGGGGTTAGCTCCCAACTGTTGATTAGAATGCCCATCCAACAGAAATACAGATGGCGGATGCTCGCGCAGAATCGGTCGGTTGAAGGGAATTATTTCCTTTAAAATAAAATGATTCTAAAAAGTAATGGTCCGAGATGCACTTTTCACTAAACTGAACTTACACACGATGAACTAGGTGGAAAATAATAGTATAAACTGCACTTTTCAATAAATTGTGGACCCCCTTCGCATCAAGACCTTCTGTAAGGATGATCGCCTCAGTCACCATGCCCTCCTGCACAATATGATATGTCCCTTGTGCGAGAGCCTGAAACGATCCAATATCTCCTCGCGGGCTGCTCCTTTTCGCGGCAGGTTTAACATGATGTGCTCACATGGTACCGTGTCAGTCCCCCACGACATGCTTACACTGAATATGGCCTCTCTAGCCGTTTTCATCGCTTGGTGACTTTGGAAGCAACAGAACGACTGTGTCTTCAATGGGGAACGCCCCTCCAGGATGAAACTCGCATGTGGGCACGAGCCGGCGCAAAAGGTTTAACCATATTACTCTTGAGACATAACCCTTAGTAGCCTTGGGTGGTAGTGGCTCTCTCCGTGCCCCGACAACTAGCTGACATCATTTCTTGTGTACGTGCTTGCAACTTGCTATCGTACCTTGTACTTTCCACTCTTCTATCAATGCAAAGATATGCAAAACTTTTGCATATTCATGAAAAATTCTTTTCACTAAATTGTACTCCCTttgtccgaaaaagcttgtccctcaaatggatgtatctagcatcaagttagtgctagataaaTCCATTTAAGAGACAAgtttgggacaagttttttcggacggagggggtACTTTTTTCAATCAACTAGTATTTCAAAGAAATCTCAATCGATTTAGAATTAGCAACTCAAAAAGTGGAGGTTTCACTCTTCACCAAACTGAAGTTGCACTTTTCGAAAATCAATTGGGACTAGAGAAAGTCTCAATTGATTGGTACTTAGCAAAACTACTTTTGCAAAGGCGCATAGGTCTTAATCAATTAAGATTTTTTTTTTAAGTCTCAACCAATTTAGAAAAAGTATAACTTTAGtttagttttgttttctttttctttttcaaaaaggaGGATTACTTCTGGCCTCTCCATCAAGTGATGTACAAAGTCATTTTATTGAAAGAACTAGCATCAAAGTACATAGCTCATCACATGTTCGTAAGCAAActtgaaagaaataaaataaaatgccacaaCCGACAAAAATAGGACCAGATAACTAAACACCTATTCGATAAATTGGACCGTCATCCAAACATGTTGTATGTATCCTAGTGCAACTTGAACTTTTTTAAGACGGAGTTGCACTTTTCACAATTTGTTGAGATTTAAAGAGAAATATTTTTTGCAAAGGCGCATCTATGTATCAATTAATCGAGATTTTATTAAGCTTCTTGAAAAGGTGAATGTATGTAGGCTCCTGGTGAGCTACTTCATGGGTGACCCTACCAAAAATGCTAGACCTATGTAAAGCTATGTTCTTTCCTTCCTAAACtaatgagcccccccccccccagccctcCCACCCTGAATTTCACAGTGTGGGCCTGGGCCTTTTTTCTCTTCTAACCAAATCAGGCCAAGTCAGCTCATTCATAACTTACGTAAGAAACTTTACATAGGTGTAGCAAAGCTCGTGACCCTATGTGGGGTAAATTCTATATGTAGTATGCCGATCAATTATTACTAGTGACACATTTTTGGTAGTGTGGTGTTAGGGCCAGTGAGTCCGATGCTAAGGGTAATGAACGGTGCCTTGTCGAAAGCTAGCACAGTTGGTGTGTTCGGTAGTAGGGGGTTTCTCAAAAAATAGGGGTCGGTAAGGAGCGGTGGCGTGTTCAAAAGTTGACTTTGTTGTTGTGTCGGGTAGGTAGGGATTGTCTCTCTCTAGGTAAAGGGGTCGGTAAAGGGCGGTGCCCAACTCCAAATCTGATGTCCTTGCTATGTCGGGTAGTAGGGGTTTCTATCTAGATAATAGGGTTATTAAGGAGCGGTGCCCTACTTCAAAGCTGATGATGATGTACCGTCACGTAGCGGTCTTTTTTCCAGTCTAGACATTCGGTAAGGTAGAAGATGGTTGTCACCATAGTTGGCGTATACTAGTCTTGCCTTCTGTGCTTGAATGAAGCGATGAGAGTATTGTGTGGTTGCACGAGTACCACATTGGTGTGAAAACACTTGATATTGCCTTCAGTTGATAGATCTACTAATGGCAACGTATGTGTGCTAATCCCTTGTAGAAGGAGTAGCCGTGGAGCTCCAACTTTGGGTGAAACCCAAAGGTTTAGCCCTCGTTGACTGGACCCATTACTGTCACATATGAGAATTGCCCCCTTCATGAAGGTGTTGTCCCCGAGCAATGATTTCCACGTCGCCGCACTAGATCTAGTATCTCGTGCCAACGTATGACCTCATTCTCCCCGGCGACAGGGTTACGCTGGAAGAATAAGAAGCAAGCCACCACAAGCAGGTGGTGGTATGTTCGTCGAAGCTAACCcaacaaaatatttcatttgtcatagTAAACAAGCAGATTATCATACGATGCAGAAGCAAATAGGCATACCTTCGTTCATCGCAAAAAAAAAGGAGACATACCTTCCTACTGCCTCtgttcataatataagagcgttttttacactagacgctcactcttatattatgggacggagggagtattatccaCAAAGAAATGAGTACACCACGATAATGGCAACATATATGTCTTTTGGGGTAAAAAATGCGGATAGCAAATGAAATGGATTCTTGCATCAAACCTGTGGAAGCATTAATTGGCCCCTCACCTGGAAGAGCTTTGTAAAAGCTGCTCTGGAGATCCTCCCTATGTTTGGACAGATAGGCGGCCTCCCCCATGTACGCCAGAACTAAGCAAGGATACACCACTATCGTGAACCCAAGCTGTAATGACAAAGAAGCGAAACAAATTACAGTAAATATATGCTCTCAACAAATACCCGGTGAAACATGCAATACCCCTTACTGAAAAAGTGTGGCTTACTTACCCTCAGTGAAAGCTTTGAAAAATGCCCAAGGTCTGCAAACATTGCTTCAGCACCTGAAAATCCATAGCCGTAAATGATCATCTCCAATTAATACAGTAAGAGAGCCCGCAAAAAAGGGGGAAAATACAGTAAGAGCACAAGAGAATATATGAAATGTGTGATCAAACCAACCTGTGATGCAGAGCACAATCCCTCCAAGCGAGCTCCACCCGTCCCTGCCGGCCTTCCTGAAGAAGTTGTAGATGTAGTACGGGGACAGCGCGCGGACGACGGTCGGGTTCCACCTGAAAATGTTGTAGATCCCGATCCCGCCGATGCAGGCGAGCCAGGAGAGCAGGATCGGCGCGAAGAGGAACCCTACGCGGCGCGTACCATAGTGCTGCAGCGCGAAGAGCCCCACCAGCACGACGCACGCGAGCAGCACCGTGTAGTCTGCGACGTAGAGCCGTCGATCAGTTGCGGTTCAGAAAGACAGTGTGGGAGCTGGGTGCGTGCTTACTTTCATGTAGCTCCGGGAACTTGATCCTGAGGCCGGAGACTGCTGACAGCACTACAGAAAATCATACAAGTTCAGGCAAGAACATTTTGCTGGGTGCAAGAGATCAACGAGGTTTCGTCGTCAGTTCACCTGACATGGTCGGGGTGAGGACGCCGTCGCCGATGACCATGCTGGTGCCCATGAGGACGAACAGCAGCAGCACGACGCGCAGCGAGTGGTGCTTCTCGAAGAACCCCCTGATGGCCAGGCTGCTCCGCGTCTCCTTGCAGGGCTCGTCCTGGTTGTAGGACGACACGGAGCCGTGGCCGGCGTGCAAGCTGTTGAGGAGCCCCATTCTGGAGCGCCTGCACATCAGGGAGTACAGTGCGAACGTGCCACCTGCGCATCAcattatattttgccaaaaaatatTTATCAATACTTGCACAAAAATACCTACTCCCACAATCCATCCATATTAATTGtatttgtactaaatcagcgataaTTAATATGGACCGGAGATAGTAGCATTAAATTTACATTTTGAATGAGTATCCCGACAGCAAAAGCATGCATGTTTCTTTTTTCAGGTAATTAAAGAAAAAACATTCCCTTGTCACAAGCATGCCTATTTGCTACCCAGGGGCGGAGCCTTGTGATGACCAAACCGGGCCATGGCCCATCCCTTTCTCTGGATTTTCTTTCAGGATTTGATGTAGAATTGGCCCAATGACAAAAGATGGCCCATTGAGCAAGCTATTGGCATGTTTTTGGTTTTGTTTTACGCTCCGCCACTTCATCCTTTTAAAAAAAATTACATGTTTTTAGGTAGGTAATGAAAAAGAACTCCTCCAACCCGAAGACGTGTACTAGTATATTTTGGACTGCACTACCGCACGGCGCACACGCAGTTAGCCGGTCACGTCATTATCACGGTGAACACGCATCTAGATGCACATTGCGCATAGCAACAAATCGATGCAACGTTGCAAAGCTCGCGCGATGACATGTCAGTGCAAACGTTCGCGCCGTATAACTCCCGATAATTTTAGATAGTGGAAGAGAGAACCCCGAGTCCCGACACGAACACGCCTACCTTCTCCGTTGTCGTCTGCGCCGAGGACGAGGATGATGTACTTGAGGAGCGGTACGAGGGTGAGGCTCCAGAAAACCAACGATAGCACGCCGAGGATCTCTTCATCCTCCTCGTGGAGACGCAACTTCCCGGAGAAGGTGTTCTTGTACACGTAGACGGGTGATATGCAAAGGTCGCCGTAAACGACGCCGAAGCTCTGGTACGCCAGCAGAAGCGTCCCTTTTTGCCAACCCTGCGTAGGCACGGATAGATAAGGACATGTTTAATCAATCAATCAATTACCACAAAAGTTATTACCAAGCAACTTGAGTTACGAATGAATATGTGTAGTCGGTTGAAATCATGGGCCAAAATAGTTGAAACTGAAACCTAGATAGAAAGTGAAGCTTTAAATGGGTAGGGAGGAACGTAGCTTCAACTCAGATAGAGAAGTCTGAGCTAAGACCAAAACGATGTGTCCATTTTGACCATAAATGGTGATCTGATCTGACAGGGAAACAAAACCTTTAGTTGTGGCAAGCGACGTATGCTTCCAAGAAATAGACATGGACCGGGGACTTGACAAGCTGATTTAGACACAAGAAGGAAGTGCTTACTTTACTATGTAGAAGTAGAATCTATGGCATGGCAATTaatttcttctcaaaataaccaCACCAGAATTCAGGAGTAGATCAGCTCGGTTTTGAAGTCCAATTTTAGAAATATTTCAGCCACAACTGTGATCGATGAAATTAAGTAAAATTCATTGATTTTTGTTTGCATTTGGTCAAGGGACCAAAATCTTCACTCAAAAAGTTGATTTTCTTTAAGAAAAATATCTattattttatttaattttttgtgtACTATTGAAATGGCTGAAATATTTTGACCGAAAGGTAAGTATTTCAGTGTGCACTGAAATGATTGAAACTCAGTGAATTTTATAGACATCTCACTGAAAGTGAAAGCCAACAAACCATCAAAACTATTCCGGCGTAAAATCTCTCCAATCAGAGCATTCCTCAAGGAACCCAGTGCAAAATCTAGATGATCCCTGGCCTAGCTAGTAATAACACGCAGACAAATTTTCCATGTACAGTTAAAGTAACTTCACAAGTGAGAAAGGAGGAGCCATGCATGCTGCAAACATTTTCCTTTCTTGGAGGAGGAGCCATGCATGCTGCAAACATTTTCCTTTCTTGGAGGAGGAGCCATGCTGATGCTGGGAACTAGATAAAGCATCTATCCTTTCTGCAGATACACACACCTTTTTCTCCGTGTGTGGATATACCCGGGAAGAGAATTAATCAGGGACTGCACTAGAGCTACAGgatagaaaaaagaaagaagatccAAGCAAGAGCAAGCGGTGGGAGTATTCCAGGAACGAGAGTAAGCGGCGGGGGTATCCAAGAACGAGGCCCCGAGAAAATGCAATTGATTGAGCAACGCAACCCCAGGCACACGAAAACAAACGAATTAATAACCCAAGAACTCTCAGTAAATCTAGGAAGGAGTCGAACATAGTTACCCAAGAATTCTTCTTCCTCGGCTGCACGGTGGCGCCCTCCACATCCATGGCGAACACCCGCCGCTCCGGCGTACGTCTGCGGCCTAAACCCGGCGGCCGGGAGACGGGGCAAGAATCCCGCGCTTCTCCGGTGGTCGACCGACTGGCCGGCCTCGCTCGCCCACGGTTGGATGGCGGGATGGTGCGGATCGGTCCGGCCCTTGGTTAATTTCTGCGTGGGCTGGAGGTTTGTTGGTCGATCTGTCCGTGCGTGCAACCACTGGGGTGATGCGACGGAGGAAGAAGGAGATGGAGAGTGGGAGACGGAGGGAGGAAGGAGAGAAGCAGTTAAGGCGGAGGGAAAACGTGGATGGCTTCACAAAAAGATGAGGGCTGGAGAGAGAAGGCGCCAAATGCTTAGGACCTCCTTTTTTTTTTCTCCTCCCTCGCGCTGTCACGCGTATGCATGACGCACGCATGAACAGATTTGTGTATTTGTACTTGGCTGCACGAGGTCCATTTCCAAGAGTAGTAAAAATGATTGGCAAATGTGTGGTGATTCTCGCACATCAATCGTACCGACCGTTATGGAGATATTTGACAGAGAAATAGGTTGATTAAATTCGGGTATGTTTCCCTGTCGACCGGCCATGTATTTGAAAGAAAAGAAACTAATAACCTAATTCCATCCCATGTTCAGTGGTGAAAGTTCTTGAAAATTGGCGGACCGGAGAGAATTCAAATCATGACTTTGGATTTAAAAAAACCCTGGTGcaatgtgatttttttaaaaataaatctGGTTAAACTTCAGCATGTCGCTTATTACGCATTGTCCACATAATAACTTAGTACTAGCAGTGGCGTATCCACACCCATCTAGCCCGGCTGCCTCACGTGCCTCCCTGATTCCCATCCGCCCTCCTAATTTCTACTTGTTGCTAGTAGTCTGCCTCCCTGGCGACTCGCCGTCGCCGTATGCCCAGGATGCCCAGAAAGCCACGAGCCACCCACCCAACAGCGGCACCACACTATCGCAGCCGCGTAGGCCACCGTCCAAGCTCTGCGCCCAGCTGCCAGCCAGCAGTCGCTCAGTCCGTAACAGTCATGTTTCAATTTTTGTCCACATATGGTTTTCCATTCCCTAATTTCTTAAATTCTGATTGCACtagattcattactcattagggtttgttgtgctTATATTGGTTGCTTGATTTGAAGTATCCATGGGCAAAATGTAATTTTCATTGTAGAATTGTTGAAGAATGAAGAGGACCATAGACGATGCTTCTCTTTTTTGGAAATATGTTGCAAAGAAGGCTATTCTCTGCATGTGTTGTAGTTCAAAGAACAAATTAGgatggaccaccctgtttcaaaatccTAGATTCGCCAATGCTTAGTACCCGCTAAATTTCTGAATGAGATATAACAGTCTAGTGTTTTGTTTCTTCTTCCATTGCTTTTGTGTTGAAAAAAGTTTCTTCCCTGTAATTTTCCTTTTGCAACCCTGTCTTTGATGTAGCAAGCAACGACCTATATCCGATATACAGATATGCCCATTTTGTATATGTAACTTCTTTCAACCTTGCAGATGATGGCATGCGATATATATGTGACATATAATAAAATAGAAGTAGTGTTATTCTTAATGTTACAGATACACATTGCGTGATTGACTATGCTTCATCCGACCATGGAGGTAGAAGACTACATTAATGTAATATACTCTCCGTTAATCACATTTAATGGTCTTGTCCAATGTTCCTCCTTGTCTAAGCATTAAATCTTGACATCCAGACCCGTTCACATTGGTCTATCTAATGTTCCTACATACTCATGGGTGGCGTGTTCATAACTTCAAAAAACAACTAATGCATATTAACGCTAAAGGCACACCCATTACTTCACACAAGCACACATTAGAAGTATACATGTACATGGAAGCCGAAAAACTAACCTACTATGTGCATTTAAAAGCTTACTTTTACGAGATAATATCAATAAATGATAAGATGGATATATTGCATCACTATCCAACAGAAATCTTTATGAGATATACCTTGCAAACGAAGGAGATATCTTTCACAATTAAACTTGTGTCTTATTAATTTTATATTATCCCACACTATAGACCAGTATCTGGACCTAGGCCGTGTACCACCAATGCACAAACACTAGTTCAAGTCCACACATCTTGTATATTTTCTACTGAACTGCACCCACAATTCTAAATGAAAGGAGTGGGATTAAAGAAGAACTTTCCTGCCTGTGAAAAGGCTTTCGAGATAAAGAGACATCACCTTGCCTATGAGATATTCGTTCTAGCTTTCCTACCTAGTAAGTGAAATCATGTCCTCATGTTCACCACTTCAGCAAAAAGGTCTTTTTATAtgaaaatatgacatgataaataTTTCATATAGGCATTCCCACCCCTTGCTAGGAGGAAGCTTGATATGCACTCATGTACGAGTAGATGAACGAGAGCATATGTTGCTTAATATTGAAAATCAGTATACCTCCTCTTTCGTGTAAACCCCAAATGA
The sequence above is drawn from the Triticum aestivum cultivar Chinese Spring chromosome 7A, IWGSC CS RefSeq v2.1, whole genome shotgun sequence genome and encodes:
- the LOC123149134 gene encoding probable potassium transporter 13: MDVEGATVQPRKKNSWGWQKGTLLLAYQSFGVVYGDLCISPVYVYKNTFSGKLRLHEEDEEILGVLSLVFWSLTLVPLLKYIILVLGADDNGEGGTFALYSLMCRRSRMGLLNSLHAGHGSVSSYNQDEPCKETRSSLAIRGFFEKHHSLRVVLLLFVLMGTSMVIGDGVLTPTMSVLSAVSGLRIKFPELHENYTVLLACVVLVGLFALQHYGTRRVGFLFAPILLSWLACIGGIGIYNIFRWNPTVVRALSPYYIYNFFRKAGRDGWSSLGGIVLCITGAEAMFADLGHFSKLSLRLGFTIVVYPCLVLAYMGEAAYLSKHREDLQSSFYKALPDRVFWPVLFIATLATAVGSQAIISATFSIISQCRALGCFPRIKVVHTSSHVHGQIYIPEVNWTLMSLCLAVTIGFRDTEMIGNAYGLAVILVMFATTCLMFLVITTVWNRSVLWAALFAAGFGSMELLYLSACLAKVPHGGWLPLLLSLATLLVMSAWHYGTAKKQEYEMQNKVCLDHFIGLSSGMGLVRVPGVGFVYSDSVAGVPPMFAHFVTNFPAFHRVLVFVSLQTLTVPKVPPEERFLVGRIGLPEHRMFRCVVRYGYKEGRWDHFNFEDQLLVKVLEFLQLQQADGDGERCSTGSGEMSVIPAAPSQAVVDALASMSSGEIEYYAGGGAKKVRFEELPAAWRREETMVEVRALLEEREAGVSYMIGHTCVFAHESSSAVKKFAVNVVYGFLRRNSRRPAVVLGIPHTSLIEVGMVYRV